tttgacTTAAAATACTTTATTCTGTGTTACCTGAACCATAtagaatttgatattttatcatcttatgttttgttttaatttattatcacaTTGATAATTTAGTacattttatctattttctaaagattaatatattttactctCTCCATTTTCAGTtcaaaaaatagtatatatgtaaaaagaaaaaaaaaacaagttgagCCACTAATAATGGAgattaatgtaaaatatatttgctTTAAATTGTTGTTTTAAGTTGagcaaatatttttaagaaatactagtaattttttaaacagaaaCTGTAACATAAATGGCCTAAATATACTCTTTGACCATTAGGCTTGAAATGGTAGCAGTTACTAAGATGCGTTTTGTTTTATTAGTAATATTGGTGTTGGAATTGaagaaataaagatattttttagatGCAAGAAGGAGGAAACTGAAAACAAAGCAAGTAGTACTACTGTGGTGTGGTGTGGTGTTATTTTGTTTCGTTGTCTGCTAATAATTGTAAGCATCAGTAATGGGCAGTGGGTGGCAGCACATGGCCACCGTGCTCCACCAATCACCAATCCAACTTCGCTTTCTTAAATCATATCGACATAAGGACAATTtcgtaatatttttattgtggaAAGTGAAAACTATGAATCTAGATTATATaactataaataaatgttttaagaTTAAAAGTTAGTCCGTGGTTATATACATGACCACTTAATAAAGCTTCATCAAgtgctttttttaaaataaaataaaaataaccattcaaatataatttaatagtgTAGGTTCAAAATATTCTGCGTGATTTCTATTTGGAAATGGTTGGTTGTCTTTTCTGGTATGTGTGGCTATACAAACATTCTTGCTGAACTGTTTGTCATCTTTCATGATTTCAATGTACCTTGGAACTCTACTTATTGGCATCATAAAATTGTAGCATACATTAATGTTTCAAGAAAGATAGAGTCTAATTTCAACagtttttgaataaatttacACCAATTAATTTTGAAACATGAAGAATACTAAACTAAAACTGAGAGAATAATTATGGGTTGAAGTTTGAACAAATGAAATGGGCGGCTGAGATCATTCACATCAATGCATgtgataaaagtaaaatacaaCAAACATTAATTGGAAGACTTATTAATTTGTTGGTTTAAATTTTCATAGTCTTAACAAATTCCTCATAGCTAATTTGACCATCACCATCCAAATCTGCAGTTGCAATCATCTCCTCCACCTCTCCAGCAGTTGTGTTTTCACCCAGTTTGATCAGAACTTGCCTCAACTGCATAGCACGGAATGATTTTAACATATGAGGGCATGTGTATGTCTTTGAGCATATATGCAGTTCTTAGTTAATACTAATAAATTCTATATGAAAAAAGGAAGTTAACactgataaattaaaaatgatcaagTGAAAACTGAAAAACAAGATTTTCTTCctgatcttattttaaaatgtcaaaacccaagacattttttttaaaaccaaacagGCAAACAACTATTATTCAGAGTATGCGGAAAGGTTCAAAGTACCATCCTGAATGTGCAAGTGACATTAatgttcctttttcttttcttttttggcctttttctcagtgacatatataaatatatatgtacatgATATCCTAGCCTCTCACCATACAATTTCATTCCATTTTTAATATACAATTATGGAAAAGgttgaattattaaaaataatacacgggtaattttatatatttttattattttttgttttaaaattattgattttcctattttaaattattaatattctgTAAATTTCTAGCtttttttcattattctttatttaaaatatctagATTTGATCTTTACAAAGAATACTACACTTCTAGCCTCTTTAAAAAGCGCTTCAACaatatcatatattaaataagGTTACTTTAATCTAAATGTATGAATATTATATacttattaaatactttttaatctatttatacTAACCTTAAACATCAATAATTTTAGAAGGGCTGTagcaatttataaaataaatttgtgtgtgtgtaaaaaatattaaaagaacaaTCAAAGGGAAGATGCACTTTGCAACATCTTGACACTACTTGCTTTTTGTTCAAGTTTGAAGTAACCTTACTTCGTCAGAAATCTCATGAATACTTTGATGGGCGATTGCCGTCAGAAAAagcaagttaaaataaaaaaatgaatagaaaGAATAAAAGTTTATACATATACCTCACTTGCTGAAATGTAGCCATTTTGATCCTTGTCAAACACCTTGAAAGCCTCTCTGTATTCTTGCTCTTGATGAGTTCCCTAACCGAGACAGAAAACAGAACTGAACTTAGTATATGGCTGTTCTatatataatagtaataatgaGAAGAATATTAATCTTAGCAAAAAATGCAATATTAATTCCTTACTTGCACTTTGGACTCTTGTTCAACAGGCAGATCGGCAACATGTACTCTAGCAGGATTAATCTTCTCAGAGACCGACGCAACAATTCTCTCAATAAACTTGTACTCATATTCATCTCtgttattaatatttgaacATTAAATTGTGAGACAagtaaaacttaattaatccaataaaaattaaaacataaaaagattGGTATCATTGGGTACCTGTATTTGAAATGAAAGCCAGACAAGTCAGCAACTTGACGCAGAGCCATCTCCCAATTCTGGAACTTTTCTGGAAATCTTATCTTATGCTTAGCCAATGCTTCTCCATAAGTACCCTTCTGGTGTCTGACATCAGAAGGATACACCTTATAAAACACTGGTATAATCATCATCCCATTATACTGGGCGCAGTGAACAATGGATGTAAGTTCATCTAAGCAAAATGAGGAAGAAGCAAAGTCTTCAGAGAGCACAGTGATGGCAATTCTGGAATCTTTAATTGCCTTCAAAAGTGCAGGTGTTATTTCCTCTCCGCTGTGAAGCTTCTCTTCGTCAAAGAAGGTACGAATTCCCTTGTCAGAAAGAGCCCTGTAGAGATTGCTGGTGAAACCATAGCGTGTGTCTTCCCCTCTGAAGTTGAGGAACACATCGTAGATGGATGCACGGGAACTTGTTGTTGCAGCCATtattagaaggaaaaaagtttAGAATGAAACTTgaagaaatatgaaaatgaaagtATCCCAAATTAATGCTAAGTGTTATAAAGAAGATAACCGCCTTTGTGGAAAATAGCTAAGATGCTctcactttttttcattttaaaaaaaaaagtacttttttataatcaaattgttacaaataaactataaaagtatttttaataattggCAACTGGTGTACTAGTAATTCTGCCCCACCCCCTAAAAGAATCTTTagagaatcaaaatatatattaactaataagtgatctgataatttttaaacaagTGTTTTATACAGAAGATAGCCGCCTTTATGGGAAATAGCTGTGTTATAAAGAAGATAGCTGCCTTTGTTGaaaatctcttgctttctctcaTTCATTGTTATAAAAGTCAAGTCAAGCTCTTATAAAGGAAGAtgttctcacttttttttttcattttaaaaaatactttttgtaATCAAATTCTTGCAAATAAactataaaagtatttttaataattaactgGTGGTACAACTAATTATGTAGCccctataaaaaaatctttagagaatcaaaatatatattaactaataagtaatctgataatttttaatcactAGAGCTTCAGAGTTCGtcttttataaaaaacagagtaaaaatataaaagagagatgaaaatagaaaagagataGAATCTGAGAAAAAAAAGTCATGCGTGAAAATGTTTTACACTATCAATTAatcatatgataaatttgttgattaTTAAACTAActagtttaaaatattatctattaagtaaaaatttattatgaatgcacatagttatttaaaaaaatatatactaaaagGATGTAGGACACTGAATTAGGTTAGGACAATCCAAAGCATAACTCAGAATCCATTCTAAAGACTATATTGAGTCTAATTTCAAAATTCTAATTCATCTAAATCAACTTTAAACCGAACTCAGATGATGAAACTAGTTGGATATTGTTCACCCTACAGTGTGATAACTGTAAGGTTTGGAAGGAAAACATTCTTCTCCATTTTGACTAAATCAGCATCGATTATGCTATTAGGAAATGATAAATCATTGAGTATTACTAAAACTAACAGCTCTAGATTtgtacacacatatatatgatGTCTACCAGGCTTAAATTACTGAGGTCATATTGTCAGAGAAACTGGAATTCTACATCtcataaaatctaaaaacaaCCAGCTATGTGTTCATCCAAGATAATCCTTATGATGATAATGAATAAGACATTCACTTGAAGTATATTTGATTCTAGAGAGGCATAGAACAAAAcacatctattttttatttacaagcaAGCACAAATCTATTGATATGCTCAAACTCAGTGAATTAGCATTCCACTTTCTGAAGCTGTAAGCAGCCAATATAGTAGTATGATTAAACCTAAGAAACACTGTTACAAATTTAAGAAGTTTAAGTCTTTCTTCTTCCTGCTCAAACTATTTCTTCATTGGAAGTTGAATGCACCTGACCCTGCACCTTGCAATAGGAAACCCCTAGAAGACCTATTCAAAGCAAAAAGGAATCAATCTAAactaagaggaaaaataaaccATGGAAATCTCATCAAACATTCTCACCAAATCTCATTTGCATGGAGTCCTGCTGTATCTGTATAAAAATGTTGAATCGCAGTTCTTTCATTCCTTCAATCCATTATCGCGACTTTTAGCAATGCAAAAATCTTTTAGTTGAAGAGAGCAGTCACTAGTTTCCAGCAATGGAAACCACTGCAGCAGGAGCAACTAGCAATAGTTTGTATGGGGATTTTGAACCTTACAGAAGATGGCATACAGAGGAAGGACAACAGACTCTTGAGGAGTTTTCTGCATTGCTCATCAGTTTATTGTCTCACCTCCACTATccattttttcaagatataatCATCATCATATGATCCCTACTTAGCAGCATCTTCCTAATCAATTATGTTGTTTACTAAATTCCAGTTAATCAGTTTCAAATTACTACTAAAAAGAGCACATGTTATGACGCCAAAACGAGGTCGGTTCAAATAAACCATCTTACAATATATGGCCGagacaattttataaatatgaggAGTTTAACAAAGAAGGTTATATAAAAACTGCCTTAGAATATATGGCGGTTGGCATCGCTGTGCTTCGGCACGGCTGCGGGGTTTGAGGTCTGGCACAGTTGCTTCTTGCAATGCTGTTAGTGTTCGTGAAGGACCCTTTCCCGCACGTGCAAGCCTAGGAACTGGAAGGGCTTGCTGGTTTCTGCGAGCCTGGCAGAGAGTCAAGTGACATCGTTTTCCTGTTGGCAAAACCCTCGTCTCTCGCTAGTACCCTGGGAAccaaggttttttatttttcttctcttattttaaaaCCCTTTCTATATAGCTCCAtaacttcattttttatatatggagTGGTGGCTGCCGAAGGTAAGTTTTCATCTTCTTTGAACTTCATCATTGCTATTGCCTTCTAAATTTCtgcattatcattttaatttgtgCAAAAGAAAATGTTCACACCCTTGTTTATTTTCTCTGGATTGCTTCACAGAAGGAGAGCAGAGAGCACAACCAAGTGTTCATCTTTGACTCACCATGAAGCTCATCaggtttttctctctttgttgATTTATCTGTGAATTTTCTtctgttgtgtttttttaattagcatCTCATTCAGTGCATTACAAGGTGATGCAAGTATAAATCTGATTTAGAATCATTCGATAAGCATGTGAAAGGCCTGCATTTTGTGCTTATGAACAGGGAAAGGATATTCTACTTGCTTTGTTGGAAAATCCCATTCTAGTATCAGCCTCAAACTGTTTGAAGGCTAACTCAGAGAGGAAGTTCTCAGTATCTGATGTGTCTAGTCCAGAGAGATCAAAATGGGTTTATATATTCCAGAGAGAATATGCTACCATTGACCCCGCCCTTGTTGATGTAATTTCTTAACTTTTTGCAATGTCATTAAGCTAATATGTATTACTTCAAATGTAATCATTTCCCTTTGACTTCAGTGATGATGTGTAAGagataatttttgtaaaattgtaaatttaattttaaactagttCATAGTTCATTATTGTATGCAACTATTAATCTTGTGCATGCAGACAATTCATACTTAATTGGACTAAGTCACATCATATGTGGAATTTCTTTTTCCGGTCCATTTTTTCAAATGTTCCTTCTACTAGGTGTTCAAATattggttttattatttttaatttaacactGCAGGATATCAGTTGCCGCAGAGATACTGATGCAATTTTCCTTTCAGGGGACTTCTAGAATACATATACATTGGAAGGGAGCCGCAAAGATAGTTCTAGGAGCATGTACTCAATATCTTGATTCATATGGTCAATTGCTATCCattgaagaagagaaaaaggttAGGGATGGCAGTTTCAAGTCCAGAGAGCTTGCTGATGGaatgaaattcatttaattgaacATTGgagatgttattttatttttcttttggtttagaACAATCAGAAATTAAGGAAAAATACATGGAACAAGGTTTCCaacaaatttcttttttcttatcaatGTGATTATAGTGTCATTTGAAGTTACTCTGATAGAGAACCAAATCAAGAAATGGGGAAAAAATCAAAGCACATTGTTCCTTTATTGGAAGCCTAACTCTCACCTTGCAATGCTAGAATTGGAACAAGCAACTCCCCAGAAGACccatttaaacaaaaaaggaatTATTCTCAACCAAGAGGAAAATTAAACCATGAAAATCCCATTACGGTTTCTCACCAGAATCTCATTTGCATGCAGTACGATATTTGTATGAAAAATGTTTAGTCACaattctttcattcattcaatccaTTATCATAACTTTTTGCAATACAAATATTTCTAGTTTAGCCGTTTAAGAGGGCATTCACCAGTTTCCTGCAATGGAAAATGATGCTGGAGCAACTAGCAATAGTTTGTAGGGGATTTTGAACCTTACCGCAAATGGCTTACAAAGGAAGGACAACAGACTCTTGAAGAGTTTTCTGACTTTGCCTTCTCTGTTTCTTAGCATTTTCACctcaacatttatttttagataGTGGTGTCTGTTGGACTTTGACTTGTTTATTTCTTAGGCTGCTTCCTATCCTTATTAATGGCACGTTTTTAATCTccattcataaatttaaaaacaacaagCTATCAGCCATCCTAAGACAATCCTTatcaagaaaatgaagaagacatTATCTAGCTTAAATTACACTAGTTATTCCTTAGATTTGGTGAAATTTTcacaaccttttcatacttttttTACCCCTACACTAACCcctcaattatttcaaaaatattattccaGTACCTCTTATACATTATACTAACCTTCCTTAATTGTTTGAAGAACATTACACTGTGTTCACTTATAAAGAAGGTAGttgtaaatgttaaaaaaaataatacttaataATTTAGAGAGGCATATAGAAGTAGAAGTAAACACAAATCTATTTATATGCCCAACTCAAACTCAATAAGAATCCTAAGTAGACATTCTTCttacaagtataaaaaatttaactttctcAACTGCTATGAACAGTTGATATAGATCATATAGTAGTATGCTAGCTAAATCCTAAGAAGTACACTttcaaaatttaactaattgaaGTTTTTCTCCTTCCTGATCAAATTATTTAGCATAACCAGCGGGAATCTGATCATCGTAgcaattagaagagaaaaagtTAAACATCCAAAAACAAATGTATAtacatacaaaaataaatataaaaataaattacaaatatattattatattgttttatagTAGAACTTGTAAGGGAAAAtctaaaagtaaacaaaaagtatattaaagatttctttttactttattttaattacaatgtatatataagataaatacCTGTTGGTTTATGTAATTTTGAAGTgtaactataaaaatatatacaaagataaaaCTTGAAAGGTTATATATAGAAAATGCATAAAGTAGTGAAAGATGAATATAAATGAGTCAAAAGTACATGATGAAGATAGGGTGAAGAGCAGTTGGGTTAAGTCAATTTTTTTCAACtgaaaccaaaataataaaataaaaaacaaaaaaaaataagaaaaaagctaTGGAAAACTTGCGTGTTCCCAAAGCTATGGTTTGTAGTAAGGAGCGGCTTTCTGATGCAGAGCTGCTGAGATATGGATCATCAAATCGAATATCTTCCTCCATACTGCCTTCTTCTCTGAATATATGGATTCCAGTTGCTTTAATGAGTGAGCTCTCTAAGTCTAACacaccttcttttcttttttgcttttcatAGTCTAACACACTTTGATATCTAACCTCCACATGGTTCCATTCCTTTTCCCTAGCCACTTCTAAAGCAAACAGAGATCTAGAGGGACGAAAGATATGTGTATGATCCAATTTCAACATACTGTAACTTTCATAATCGAGCAGATAGTTTAGAATTTTTCCATCGATGAACACCTTGGGTATAACGAAAGTTTGCAGGTCATCCGA
The Glycine max cultivar Williams 82 chromosome 16, Glycine_max_v4.0, whole genome shotgun sequence genome window above contains:
- the LOC100527447 gene encoding disease-resistance protein; the protein is MAATTSSRASIYDVFLNFRGEDTRYGFTSNLYRALSDKGIRTFFDEEKLHSGEEITPALLKAIKDSRIAITVLSEDFASSSFCLDELTSIVHCAQYNGMMIIPVFYKVYPSDVRHQKGTYGEALAKHKIRFPEKFQNWEMALRQVADLSGFHFKYRDEYEYKFIERIVASVSEKINPARVHVADLPVEQESKVQGTHQEQEYREAFKVFDKDQNGYISASELRQVLIKLGENTTAGEVEEMIATADLDGDGQISYEEFVKTMKI